The Microbacterium trichothecenolyticum sequence GCGGCCTCGTCTTGCCAGAACCGCAGCTCGAAGTTCTGCGCGTCGAGCAGGGCGCGGATGTCGGCGTCCGAACGTCCCGTTCCCGGAGCGACCGGGAAGACGTGGTCGTAGTAGCGGATGAGTCCGTCGGGCGCGTCCCCTGCCGGCGTCGGGTCGTACGAGATCTCGTCGACGACGGCGTCGAGGTGATCGCCCAGAACGGGCACGCGCACCTTGCCGCCCCCGAACTCCCAGTCGATGTCGAACGCCGTCGCGTGCGCCGAGGCGCGCCCCTGACGCAGTACGTCCCACCACCACGCGTTCGTCCGCGGCTCCGAGACGCCCATGTGGTTCGGCACGATGTCGATCAGGATGCCGAGCCCTTCGGCGCGCGCGGCCGTCGCGAAACGCTCGAGCCCCTCGGCGCCACCTCGCGCGGGATCGACCCGCGTCACGTCGACGACGTCGTATCCGTGGTCCGAACCGGGCGTCGCCTCGAGGATCGGCGACAGGTACGCCCACGACACCCCGAGGTCACCGAGGTACCCGGTGACCTCGGCGGCGTCGTCGAGGGTGAACGATTCGCGGATCTGCAGGCGGTAGGTCGAAAGCGGATGCCGCATCGCGGTCACAGCTCCGGCTTGGGCGCTTGACCCGGCAGGTCGTCGGTGCCGACCACCTGGATCTGCGCCGTCAGCGAGGCGGCCACCGAGTGATCGACCTCCGGCTCGGGAAGGTGGTGCTCGCGCAGCACGATGAGCGACTTCGGCTCGAGCGGCAGGGTCTCGCCGGGCGAGAGCGGCTCGGTGTTGGCGCGTTCCCCGGCCGTGTCGACGTATGCGTCCCATTCGGGGGCGTACTCGAACGCCGGCAGGTGGAAGTCGACCGGCTCGTCGCCCGCGTTGAACAGCACGAGGAAGTGATCGTCGCTAATGGACTGCCCGCGCCGGTCGCGCTCACGGATGCCCTGCCCGTTGAGGAACACCCCGACCGCGCGCCCGAAGCCGGAGTCCCAATCGTCGGGCTGCATGAGCGAGCCGTCGGGCCGCAACCACACGACATCGGGAATCGGCGCGCCCTCCTCCATCTTCACGGGCCGGCCGTCGAAGAAGCGACTGCGGCGGAAGGTGGGGTGCTGCTTGCGCAAGCGCGCGAGGGCGGCGGTGAACTCGATGAGCGGGTGGTCGATGCTGGACCAGTCCACCCAGGTGATCTCGTTGTCCTGTGCGTAGCCGTTGTTGTTGCCGCCCTGGGTGCGACCGAGCTCGTCGCCGTGCAGGAGCATCGGCACACCCTGACTCAGCATCAGGGTCGCGATGAAGTTCCGCTGCTGCTGCGCGCGACGCGTGAGCACCTCGGGGTCGTCGGTGGCACCCTCGACGCCCATGTTGCTGGAGCGGTTGTGCGATTCGCCGTCGTTGTTGTCTTCGCCGTTGGCGTCATTGTGCTTCTCGTTGTACGACACCAGGTCGCGGAGCGTGAAGCCGTCGTGGGCGGTGACGAAGTTGATGGATGCCACGGGGCGGCGGCCAGAGTGCTCGTACAGGTCGGCGGAGCCGGTCAGACGAGACGCGAACTCGGCGAGCGCCTGGGGCTCCCCGCGCCAGAAGTCGCGCACCGTGTCGCGGTACTTGCCGTTCCACTCGGTCCACTGGGGCGGGAAGTTTCCGACCTGGTATCCGCCGGGGCCGACGTCCCACGGCTCGGCGATGAGCTTGACCTGCGACACGATCGGGTCCTGCTGCACGAGCTCGAAGAATGCGGCGAGGCGGTCGACCTCGTAGAACTCACGCGCGAGGGTGGATGCCAGGTCGAAGCGGAACCCGTCGACGTGCATCTCGAGCACCCAGTACCGCAGCGAGTCCATGATGAGCTGCAGCGTGTGCGGGTTGCCGACGTTGAGACTGTTGCCCGTGCCCGTGTAGTCGGTGTAGTAGCGCTTGTCGTCGTCTTCGAGGCGGTAGTACGCCTCGTTGTCGATGCCGCGCATCGACAGGGTGGGGCCCATGTGGTTGCCCTCGGCGGTGTGGTTGTAGACCACGTCGAGGATGACCTCGATACCGGCGGCGTGCAGCGCCTTGACCATGGCTTTGAACTCCTGCACCTGCTGGCCGTGGTCGCCGGTCGAGGAGTAGGTGTTCTGCGGCGCGAGGAAGGCGATGGTGTTGTAGCCCCAGTAGTTCGACAGGCCCTTCTCTTCGAGGGTCGAGTCGTTGACGAACTGGTGCACGGGCATCAACTCGATGGCGGTGACGCCGAGCTTGCGCAGGTGATCGATGACCGCCGGGTGCGCGATGCCGGCGTACGTGCCGCGCAACTCCTCGGGAACGTCGGGATGCAGCTGGGTGAGGCCCTTCACGTGGGCTTCGTAGATGAAGGTCTCGGCGTAGGGGGTCTTCGGCTGGCGGTCGCCCGACCAGTCGAAGAACGGGTTCACGACCACGCCCTTCATCATGTGCGGGGCCGAGTCCTCGTCGTTGAACGAGTCGGGATCGCCGAACTCGTAGCTGAAGACGGCCTGTCCCCACTCGACCTGTCCCTCGACGGCCTTCGCGTACGGGTCGAGCAGCAGCTTGCTCGGGTTGAAGCGCTTGCCGTTCGCGGGGTCGTACTCCCCGTGGACGCGATAGCCGTATCGCTGTCCCGGAAGGATGTTCGGCAGATACGCATGCCACACGAACGCGTCGACGTCGATCAGCTCGTAGCAGGTCTCCTCGCCGTTCTCGTCGAAGAGGCAGAGCTCGACTTTCTCCGCCCCCTCGCTGAACAGGGCGAAGTTCGTCCCGTTTCCGTCGTAAGTGGCCCCGAGGGGATAACTGGATCCTGGCCATACCTGCTGCACGTCGCTCACGATAGACCAGCGTCGTTTCCGAAACGCGCCGGGGTCATCGCTGTTGACACTCGCGGCACCCCCGACTATGCGCGCGGGCCCGCTACGCGCGCTCGGGCGGATGCCGGAGCAGATCGATCCGCTCCCACAGGTAGCGCTCCAGCGGCATGTAGCCGCCGGCCGCGCTCCAGCGCACGAGCGCCTCGCCGTCGCGCACCGCGAGCGGGCCGGATGCCGCGCCCAAGGCATCGAGATCGATCGGGCGCCACCCGATGTGCACCGTGTCGCCCTCGGGCACACCGCCCCGCGCGGCAGCGGCCGACAGCTCGGCACGGCGGCGTTGCGATTCGGCGGCGAAACCGCGGCGCACCTCCGCGCGGGAGCGGACGATATCGCCGGTGGCGAGCACCCCGTCGTCGGTGACCAGGAGCACACCGAGATGCCACGCCGTTCCCCTCGGCACGATGCGCGGGGCTCGCGGGATGCCGAGCAGCCGGCGCCCCTCCTGCAGCTCGCCGAGCCGCTCGCGCGGCGCGGCGCCGAGGCGCTCCCGCGCCTCGACGAGCAGCCGACGTACCGACGACGACGTCATGGCGCTCCCCCGCCGTCGCGAGCGGCCTCGGCCGCCTCGACCGCGCGGGCCGCGTTCTTCGCCGCCCGCGCGGCCGCGACGCGCTCCTCCTCGCGCGCTTCGACGACGGCGTCGGCTGCCGCGGCGGCGGCCTCGGCACGGGACAGCTCCGCGCGCAGCGCATCGATGCGCTCGTGCGCGCGATCCGCGCGTTCGCGGGCGGCATCGAGCAGCTTCTCGGCGACGGCGCGCTCCCGTTCGGCGTCGGATCGCGCGCGCTCGGCCTCGCGCACCGCGCGCTCAGCCGACCTGCGCCGACGTCGCTCGGCCAGATCGTCCGCAGGCGCGAGCACGGGAACCGCGACCGGCATCGAGCCCGCGACCGCCCCGCCGAGAGCGTGGCCCTCGAGGTCGGCGAGGTCGATCGCCGCCACCAGGCGTCCGGTGAGCACTGCGGCGGCGACGGCGTCGTCGACCACCGCGGCATTGACGGTCTTCTCGACCGCGTCCGACATCGCGGGGCTCAGCGGCGTCCCCGCCGCGTCGGCCAGATCGCGGGCTCGGCGCGCGAGGGCCGACACCAGCTGTCGACGCTGCTTTCCGAGCCGGGCGAGCTCCGCGGCATCCAGATCGTCTTGAGCCTCGTGCAGGGCGCGCGAAAGCTCCACCGCCTCGCCGAGCTGCCCGTCGCGCACGAGCAGATTGACCGCCCAGGCGGCGACGGTGGGCTTGCGCAGCTTGGCGATGCGGCACCCCGCGGCGCCGCCGACCTCGGCTGCCCGGGCGTTGCGGGCGGCCGTGAAGCGGGAGG is a genomic window containing:
- the glgX gene encoding glycogen debranching protein GlgX is translated as MSDVQQVWPGSSYPLGATYDGNGTNFALFSEGAEKVELCLFDENGEETCYELIDVDAFVWHAYLPNILPGQRYGYRVHGEYDPANGKRFNPSKLLLDPYAKAVEGQVEWGQAVFSYEFGDPDSFNDEDSAPHMMKGVVVNPFFDWSGDRQPKTPYAETFIYEAHVKGLTQLHPDVPEELRGTYAGIAHPAVIDHLRKLGVTAIELMPVHQFVNDSTLEEKGLSNYWGYNTIAFLAPQNTYSSTGDHGQQVQEFKAMVKALHAAGIEVILDVVYNHTAEGNHMGPTLSMRGIDNEAYYRLEDDDKRYYTDYTGTGNSLNVGNPHTLQLIMDSLRYWVLEMHVDGFRFDLASTLAREFYEVDRLAAFFELVQQDPIVSQVKLIAEPWDVGPGGYQVGNFPPQWTEWNGKYRDTVRDFWRGEPQALAEFASRLTGSADLYEHSGRRPVASINFVTAHDGFTLRDLVSYNEKHNDANGEDNNDGESHNRSSNMGVEGATDDPEVLTRRAQQQRNFIATLMLSQGVPMLLHGDELGRTQGGNNNGYAQDNEITWVDWSSIDHPLIEFTAALARLRKQHPTFRRSRFFDGRPVKMEEGAPIPDVVWLRPDGSLMQPDDWDSGFGRAVGVFLNGQGIRERDRRGQSISDDHFLVLFNAGDEPVDFHLPAFEYAPEWDAYVDTAGERANTEPLSPGETLPLEPKSLIVLREHHLPEPEVDHSVAASLTAQIQVVGTDDLPGQAPKPEL
- a CDS encoding glutaminase, whose amino-acid sequence is MTSSSVRRLLVEARERLGAAPRERLGELQEGRRLLGIPRAPRIVPRGTAWHLGVLLVTDDGVLATGDIVRSRAEVRRGFAAESQRRRAELSAAAARGGVPEGDTVHIGWRPIDLDALGAASGPLAVRDGEALVRWSAAGGYMPLERYLWERIDLLRHPPERA
- a CDS encoding transposase — its product is MSDDGALLDEAAAELLALPPSRFTAARNARAAEVGGAAGCRIAKLRKPTVAAWAVNLLVRDGQLGEAVELSRALHEAQDDLDAAELARLGKQRRQLVSALARRARDLADAAGTPLSPAMSDAVEKTVNAAVVDDAVAAAVLTGRLVAAIDLADLEGHALGGAVAGSMPVAVPVLAPADDLAERRRRRSAERAVREAERARSDAERERAVAEKLLDAARERADRAHERIDALRAELSRAEAAAAAADAVVEAREEERVAAARAAKNAARAVEAAEAARDGGGAP